One Chroicocephalus ridibundus chromosome 21, bChrRid1.1, whole genome shotgun sequence DNA segment encodes these proteins:
- the LOC134526113 gene encoding keratin-associated protein 10-4-like — protein MQCQNDYQLRQLCLPPPTILVKSFPVKKCVDPCGAGCNIQCFPQCVDPCCYAGVPQGTTTYVNLSNLGVTRAARCVDPCCLGITTCAPPCCEEVTKCITTCADPCCCKVTECTTSRCVDPCCQEVTKCTTRCVDPCCQEVTKCTTRCVDPCCQEVTKCTTTCVDPCCQEVTKCTTRCVDPCCQEVTKCTTTCVDPCCQEVTKCTTTCVDPCCQEVTKCTTRCVDPCCQEVTKCTTRCVDPCCQEVTKCTTRCVDPCCQEVTKCTTRCVDPCCQEVTKCTTRCVDPCCQEVTKCTTRCVDPCCQEVTKCTTRCVDPCCQEVTKCTTRCVDPCCQEVTKCTTRCVDPCCGPVTRCTTKCVDPCCDRVTKCTTKCVDPCCSEVIKCTTRRVNPCCREVTKCTTRCVDPCCDKVTKCTTRRVNPCCREVTKCTTKCVDPCCDRVTKCIDPCCSEVTKCTTRCVDPCCQEVTKCTTKCVEPCCGPVTKCTTRCVDPCCKEVTKCTTTCVDPCCGGVSECTTRCVDPCCQEVTKCTTKCVDPCCQEVTKCTTKCVEPCCGPVTKCTTRCVDPCCKEVTKCTTTCVDPCCGGVSECTTTCVDPCCQEVTKCTTTCVDPCCQEVTKCTTRCVDPCCQEVTKCTTTCVDPCCGGVQAVTKCVDSCPTACVTQATPPCKGICTPACGRHYSIACADVCCRKSMAP, from the exons ATGCAGTGCCAGAACGATTACCAACTGAGACAGCTCTGCCTTCCACCTCCCACAATCTTGGTGAAgagttttccagtgaaaaaatgtGTTGATCCCTGTGGTGCTGGCTGTAACATCCAGTGCTTCCCTCAATGTGTGGATCCCTGCTGCTACGCTGGGGTTCCTCAGGGCACCACCACTTACGTGAACCTGAGTAATCTTGGTGTGACACGGGCTGCCAGGTGTGTGGATCCCTGCTGCCTCGGAATCACCACCTGTGCGCCTCCTTGCTGTGAGGAAGTGACCAAGTGCATCACCACATGTGCGGACCCATGCTGCTGCAAAGTGACCGAGTGCACGACCAG CAGATGTgtggacccctgctgccaggaggtgaccaagtgCACCACCAGATGCGTggatccctgctgccaggaggtgaccaagtgCACCACCAGATGTgtggacccctgctgccaggaggtgaccaagtgCACCACCACGTGTGTggatccctgctgccaggaggtgaccaagtgCACCACCAGATGCgtggacccctgctgccaggaggtgaccaagtgCACCACCACGTGTgtggacccctgctgccaggaggtgaccaagtgCACCACCACGTGTGTggatccctgctgccaggaggtgaccaagtgCACCACCAGATGCgtggacccctgctgccaggaggtgaccaagtgCACCACCAGATGCgtggacccctgctgccaggaggtgaccaagtgCACCACCAGATGCgtggacccctgctgccaggaggtgaccaagtgCACCACCAGATGCgtggacccctgctgccaggaggtgaccaagtgCACCACCAGATGTGTggatccctgctgccaggaggtgaccaagtgCACCACCAGATGCgtggacccctgctgccaggaggtgaccaagtgCACCACCAGATGTgtggacccctgctgccaggaggtgaccaagtgCACCACCAGATGCgtggacccctgctgccaggaggtgaccaagtgCACCACCAGATGTGTAGATCCATGCTGTGGACCTGTGACCAGATGCACCACTAAATGCGTGGATCCATGCTGTGACAGAGTGACCAAGTGCACTACCAAGTGCGTAGATCCATGCTGTAGTGAAGTGATTAAGTGCACCACCAGGCGTGTGAATCCCTGCTGTAGAGAGGTGACCAAGTGCACCACCAGGTGTGTGGATCCGTGCTGCGATAAGGTGACCAAGTGCACTACCAGGCGTGTGAATCCCTGCTGTAGAGAGGTGACCAAGTGCACCACTAAGTGTGTGGATCCATGCTGCGATAGAGTGACCAA GTGCATAGATCCATGCTGTAGTGAAGTGACGAAGTGCACCACCAGGTGTGTggatccctgctgccaggaggtgaccaagtgCACTACTAAGTGTGTGGAGCCATGCTGTGGGCCAGTGACCAAGTGCACCACCAGGTGTGTGGATCCCTGCTGCAAGGAAGTCACCAAGTGCACCACCACATGCGTGGACCCATGCTGTGGAGGTGTGAGTGAATGCACCACCAGGTGTGTggatccctgctgccaggaggtgaccaagtgCACTACTAA GTGTGTggatccctgctgccaggaggtgaccaagtgCACTACTAAGTGTGTGGAGCCATGCTGTGGGCCAGTGACCAAGTGCACCACCAGGTGCGTGGATCCCTGCTGCAAGGAAGTCACCAAGTGCACCACCACATGCGTGGACCCATGCTGTGGAGGTGTGAGTGAATGCACCACCACGTGTgtggacccctgctgccaggaggtgaccaagtgCACCACCACGTGTGTggatccctgctgccaggaggtgaccaagtgCACCACCAGATGCGTGGATCCCTGCTGTCAGGAGGTGACCAAGTGCACCACCACATGTGTGGATCCCTGCTGTGGGGGCGTTCAGGCTGTTACGAAGTGTGTGGATTCCTGTCCCACCGCCTGTGTTACACAGGCCACCCCCCCGTGCAAGGGCATATGCACCCCTGCCTGCGGCCGGCACTACTCCATTGCATGTGCAGATGTTTGCTGTCGTAAAAGCATGGCTCCTTGA